The Trichomycterus rosablanca isolate fTriRos1 chromosome 6, fTriRos1.hap1, whole genome shotgun sequence DNA segment acatcgtatgtatgatgcacaacgttaatgatgttattttaggtcatgaagagctttcactgtggtttctgtacgatggttgatgaatggtgatgtgatggttggcgcgtcgtagctcaaagtctggatcaatccactgagctgttaacttaacgtgatctttatatatcacacgatcggatcggctacttttaggaaatatcgccgatcgccgatagcatattttgattaaaaatcggccgataccgattcatagccgatcgatcgtcccatctctaaatAAAACTAAGACCATTTTGCAATAATTTGTTTTaatacatgttttattattagtagtagtatcaaTTACAATTTattcaagcaaaaaaaaaaacattttacctAATAAACTTAATTGATAAACATACTAGTATGTctgctataaaaaaaaatacagaaagtaCTTTAcattgtaaattaaaataatttactgcAAATATTAATGACAATTATAAAAAGGTGAGGATATAATGATGACAATAAACAAGACTATATTAGTGTCTGTTAAACAATGTATATGTGTCTCAAGTTGAAAAAAAACCCCTAagcattacattaaaaaaaacatttatataatatGAGTTGTAAAGATTCAGTTATAATAATGAATTAGCaattttacattaattacaaatacaaaagaTGAAATTGTAACAATGATGATTTTAAACTATGTCTCTTTAATAAGttactaaatattaaaattcctAAATGTCAAAATATTAAGCAGCATCTTTCTCTTCCATCTCACTCTCTTATAGTTGTTTAACTCTTTGTGCCAGCATTTCTAACTGTTTATCCATCTCTACTGGCAAATCATTGTTGATTTCATGTTCAAAGTAACGCCTAATATTCAGAATTTCCTTTTCCCAGAAATCTTTAGAGAGTTCAAAGAGCTTGTCTAGATTCACACTCTCTTTTAGATCACTTAAGTTTAGAGAGCCAATAGCAGGAAGGTAGCCCACCACAGAGGGTATTGCACCAGTCTTTCCATCTAATCTGCGAAATATCCACTCTAGTATGCGAATGTTTTCTCCATATCCAGGCCAGAGGAATGTCCCAGAAGGACTCTTGCGAAACCAGTTAACGTGAAAGATCTTTGGAAGTTTAGCATTGAAGCGTTGTTCCATGCTTAACCAGTGGGCAATATAATCACCAAAATTGTAGCCAAAGAAAGGACGCATGGCAAATGGGTCATGCATAATCACCTTATCTGTGTAccaaacataaaacacaaaactaaGAAAACATATGTACTACCTGAAAGACATTTTGTATGTAATTTCCAACAGGTCTACTTACCCTTGTGTTCAGCAGCAGCTGTTGACTCTGATCTCATAGTTGCACCTACAAAGACACCATGTGCCCAGCTAAAGGACTCATAAACCAGTGGCACACCCTCAGGCCTGCGACCCCCAAAAATGATGGCCTCTATGGGCACACCCTCAGGAGATTCCCACTGTGGGTCAATAATAGGGCATTGAGAAGCTGGAGCACAAAATCGGGAATTTGGATGGGCACTGGGTTCACCTGggcaaaaatggaaaaaatgcattgtaaTCAAAGTAGTAATCAAAGAAGCTTAACTATGGAAAAAACATGGATATATACAGAGGTTATTACTGTCTTCTGGTTTCCATGGTTTGTTTTTCCATGAGGTGATTGTCACTCCTTCTGCCAGGTTCTGGTCTAAGCCCTCCCAGTGAACTCCTCCATCACTGGTCTCCGCAACATTAGTAAAAATTGTATTTCTGCGAATAGTTTCTATAGCATTAGGGTTACTTTTTGCTGATGTTCCTGGAGCAACACCAAAGAAGCCATTCTCTGGGTTAATGGCTCTAAGATTACCTAtgaaagaaaaaatattttacctATCAGAGTTTTAGCATTATCATTTGTGTTCTGTTTCCACTGGTATATAAACTACACcatataataacaattaaatagCCACCCTAATTGCTTATATTCCTCACCAAAAAAAGGTTTGGTAAGTAGTTATAATTAATAACATGGGTCCTAAACAGTTTTTTTGGCCAATTAACTTattttaacagtttaaaaacTTTGCAGTCCCACAATAATTCACCTTACTCAGTAAACTATTTTCCACTGCATTACTGCATTACTAGTGCATAGTTGTTGAATACATACATAGTATAACTTGCAATGCATGCAAAAAACGAATTGTGTAATATTGTGTAAGTTAGATTTATCAACCTAGAACATATGTTTGGGACTAGTTTGTTTTTTACCTTCTTTGTCAAACTTCATCCATGCAATGTCATCTCCCACACATTCAACCTTCCAACCAGGCAGGGTGGGACTAAGCATGGCCAAGTTGGTCTTGCCACAAGCACTTGGGAATGCAGCTGCAAAGTATTTTTTTTGACCGGTAGGGTTAGTGATACCCAGGATCtgtaaaaaagtaaagtaatgtGATGTgctattagtaaataaataaaataacagagGTAGAAAACAGAATCTTAATTACAATTCAGTAAATGCTAATCAGATCAGATAGTACACCAAAATTTCTTTCAAACGTTTTTAAAAGTCTAaacttgaaataaataaacaatatctTACTAGCATATGTTCAGCTAGCCAACCTTCTTCTTTAGCAATGCAGGAGGCGATGCGAAGTGCAAAACACTTCTTTCCAAGTAGTGAGTTTCCACCATAACCACTGCCAAAGGATACAATCTTTCTTTGGTCAGGAATATGAGCAATAAGGGTAAGTTCAGGATTACAAGGCCAGTTGTTTACTAGAGGTTCTATGACAGAGATAGATAAAATAACTAATGTTATTTGATTTGTTGCTGCTTTAATGTATTTCAAGAATTTAAGTCAGCATTATTCACATACTGTTAAGAGGTAGTGGGCAGCCAACAGAGTGCAGACATCGGACAAAATCCCTATTTCCAAGTGAATTCAGTACAGCTTTTCCCATTCGGGTCATCACCCTCATACTGACTACCACATAAGGTGAATCTGTTAGTTCAACTCCAAATTTAGAGAGAGGAGAGCCCATTGGGCCCATCCTAAAGGGGATTACATACATTGTACGACCTGTAAAAAATGGAAATACGGTGTGTACTTTAAAAACTCATATTAAACTCACAcacaaaacttttttttttttaaacttaggTGCATGATATACTAAAAAGCCTAAGTAAGTTGGCCAAAGATTAATATAATTAGTTTATCTGACATCCAACCCCTTGGTCTGTGACCATGCAAATACCTAATGTTATTACATAAAAGTTACtattacatatattatatacatttatattacataacGTTTTATAAATTTTGCTGTGCCATTTCAGTCATTAAGTTTAACTATAAAGTATATCCAGATAGACACAACAGTACAAAAATCCTACATAACACAATTTAGAGAAATAAAGTCATGCCAGAAACAATACAAGTTTTAGGTGTttgtgaatgaattaatattaaCTGGAAAATGTTTTACCTTTCATGCACCCTGGAAATCTTTCACTCATGGCTTTGTCCCACTCTTCTTTGGACATCCATTGCCCCAGTTGGCTGATGCCACCTCCACGGGGTAGGGGAACTGTGTCACGTTGTTCCTGAGTCACAATCACAGTCCTGCTTTCCACACGAGCTACATCACAGGGGTCAGTGCGTGCCAGCCAACTGTAGATTATAAGGGCAAGCAGTGCTAGTTTACCACACCATAAATTTATTGTCTTTATTACAAAAGTAATgcagtttttttcttaataatcTCATCTTAGCTAATATCATTAACAATCATTAGATCATTTATTTGCAGAATATCAAAGCTTTGGGTTTGCTGATTGCCTACCAGTTTTCATATTTAGTCAGCCTTTTTATCATTCCATGCTCCTGCAGCTTGGAAAGAATTACACTGTTCTCCTCATCTGAGCCATCACAAATATGGAGGGCATCTGGCTGGCACAGACTCATACTGCTCTCAATGAATTCTCTAACAGCTGGACTTAGGGTGCACAAGTTGCCTTGAAGGACTCGAGGTGTTGAATTGTTCTGGGATGGCAGCTCAGGAGGCATGATGATAGTAAGAGGGCTATGGttttcacagagaaaaatgaaaCAGCCCAACTGGTctctaaaataaaaagtaagaaataaagctaaaaaagagaacaataaatttagaatttttttAAAAGCTAATATACAAACATGAAAAATCATTAAGAAACTGTACCTTTTAATGTAGAGAAGAATTTACAAACCTATATTAGTTGGTTCTTGAGGTTAagattaaactttttaaagaatctCATCCACTAATGGAGCTTTTATATGGTGTGGAAGAATaggttgaagaagaaaaaaactttTGTGCTAAAAATGCCAATGTAAATATAGAAAAGAACATGTAAAACATTAAGCTATGAAAGCTCACAGCTTAGTTAAATATTTTACAGACCACCGTAATAGTTTGTCGGCTTAGTATAGTTTTATCTATTCAGAGTGAAACTTTGACCCATGAAAAATATGATGCAATTATTTCTTTTCAACGTCACTTGATTACGCATTTTGTTTGACTATCTAGTCGGTTAATCAGTCAGAGGCTCGTTCCATCTATGCAAAGCTTGTGATAAGAGTGTTTTTGCTGCATATTGCTAAACCTTGTGACGTTTTAATTGGAATTTCAACTGAAGTGCAAGGtcctatttttcttttattaaaagaACACATGGTAAACAGTAACTACACATTACTATGATGTCAGAAGCATTAGAAAAGTGCAGTTTGCTTGCTTAAtctaaatacaaatattttatgACTTTATGGTATGAAGtagtggttctcaaccttttttgacCATTTAAAAGGTTCAAAATCTAAGGCACTCCACAAACCCCCTCCACTGTACAAAAGATTTTTATTCAATATTACTgttcattgttatttttttaatataaaaaatatgataACCTTAACAAATCAGTTTAATGAATGCTGTGTCTACATATTGTATTTCAGTAACATTATACATTGAAAGATCACATTTCTTTTAGTTAATATTGTCTAAGTGTAAGACTATCTCAAAACTGAATTAACCGTTTAACctaatataaaaatgttatataaaaatattatgtaatgtatttattatataaaatttcTATTAATCCACTTTATTAATACGTTTTGTATAAATCTCTTATTACTCCATGTCTATCTCATGTGACCCCATGTGGGTGCAGAATCCAGTGTAAACAACCACATGTCTATCTCAGGTGACCCCCATGTGGGTCCAGACTCCAGTGTTGACAGTgctgaattaaattaaatttaaactcTACACCCTGTGAAAAACAATAGCACAATGGATTGCAATGCAGACTTTTTAGTTTTTGCCCTGCCATGGATTGGCATTGGATTAGCATAGAACGGAATAAAACAGATTAGCAAAGCAAAGcatg contains these protein-coding regions:
- the pck1 gene encoding phosphoenolpyruvate carboxykinase, cytosolic [GTP] isoform X2, producing the protein MPPELPSQNNSTPRVLQGNLCTLSPAVREFIESSMSLCQPDALHICDGSDEENSVILSKLQEHGMIKRLTKYENCWLARTDPCDVARVESRTVIVTQEQRDTVPLPRGGGISQLGQWMSKEEWDKAMSERFPGCMKGRTMYVIPFRMGPMGSPLSKFGVELTDSPYVVVSMRVMTRMGKAVLNSLGNRDFVRCLHSVGCPLPLNKPLVNNWPCNPELTLIAHIPDQRKIVSFGSGYGGNSLLGKKCFALRIASCIAKEEGWLAEHMLILGITNPTGQKKYFAAAFPSACGKTNLAMLSPTLPGWKVECVGDDIAWMKFDKEGNLRAINPENGFFGVAPGTSAKSNPNAIETIRRNTIFTNVAETSDGGVHWEGLDQNLAEGVTITSWKNKPWKPEDSEPSAHPNSRFCAPASQCPIIDPQWESPEGVPIEAIIFGGRRPEGVPLVYESFSWAHGVFVGATMRSESTAAAEHKDKVIMHDPFAMRPFFGYNFGDYIAHWLSMEQRFNAKLPKIFHVNWFRKSPSGTFLWPGYGENIRILEWIFRRLDGKTGAIPSVVGYLPAIGSLNLSDLKESVNLDKLFELSKDFWEKEILNIRRYFEHEINNDLPVEMDKQLEMLAQRVKQL
- the pck1 gene encoding phosphoenolpyruvate carboxykinase, cytosolic [GTP] isoform X1, whose protein sequence is MPPELPSQNNSTPRVLQGNLCTLSPAVREFIESSMSLCQPDALHICDGSDEENSVILSKLQEHGMIKRLTKYENCWLARTDPCDVARVESRTVIVTQEQRDTVPLPRGGGISQLGQWMSKEEWDKAMSERFPGCMKGRTMYVIPFRMGPMGSPLSKFGVELTDSPYVVVSMRVMTRMGKAVLNSLGNRDFVRCLHSVGCPLPLNKPLVNNWPCNPELTLIAHIPDQRKIVSFGSGYGGNSLLGKKCFALRIASCIAKEEGWLAEHMLILGITNPTGQKKYFAAAFPSACGKTNLAMLSPTLPGWKVECVGDDIAWMKFDKEGNLRAINPENGFFGVAPGTSAKSNPNAIETIRRNTIFTNVAETSDGGVHWEGLDQNLAEGVTITSWKNKPWKPEDSNNLCEPSAHPNSRFCAPASQCPIIDPQWESPEGVPIEAIIFGGRRPEGVPLVYESFSWAHGVFVGATMRSESTAAAEHKDKVIMHDPFAMRPFFGYNFGDYIAHWLSMEQRFNAKLPKIFHVNWFRKSPSGTFLWPGYGENIRILEWIFRRLDGKTGAIPSVVGYLPAIGSLNLSDLKESVNLDKLFELSKDFWEKEILNIRRYFEHEINNDLPVEMDKQLEMLAQRVKQL